A window of the candidate division KSB1 bacterium genome harbors these coding sequences:
- a CDS encoding TonB-dependent receptor — MSRRFAAILLLVSASLVLHYFGGTVEAGTTGKIAGRVVDTDTNQPLPGVNVVIEGTMMGAATDADGYYFVINVPPGVYTVKASMIGYQEVRYENVRVSIDMTTTLNFRLKETVLDLGEAVTVVAERPLVRKDLTSTEAVVNSQTIQRLPVDRFHDVVNLQAGVVEGHFRGGRQGEVMYMIDGVPVNDIYSGQPAFEVENNAIAELQVISGTFNAEHGQAMSGVVNIVTREGGDRYAGSLSAYLGDYLSWGKQQKEIFWNIDRLNPSYNLQGTLSGPLPFTAGTMNFFLSGRYYDSEGYIYGKDVCGPSDQSDFTADAESKWTIMSHGKTYSFSEEVAQRLIREAKAVPMNPERRATAQGKLSVRLSTADKLSIETLLQDSYFKYYDHRFRLNPSGDYKRYQRGYNTSLAWNRVLSPRAFFSLKGTYFYTVYKQFVLEDPFDPGYVSSRRLQDTGANAFLTGGMQMWNFHRSTGTIVGKFDLTYQATQRQQFKTGLEVKRHRLWMHEFEVVPELPERVPPRTSFNNNQYTHRPVEFAAYVQDKMEFDYMIVNAGVRFDHFEPDGEVPTNFREPSSSPRVRAEGASQLSPRLGIAYPITERGVIHVSYGHFFQIPNLDFMYTNPEFDIYPLQSTPSPPPHSLLNTVGNTTLKPQKTVIYEMGLQQQLTEDLALDVTAYYKDIRNLLGTEVLMTLQGIRYGRYINRDYGNVKGVTVAFEKRHKGGVGATLDYTFQIAKGNASDPNTAFLDQQTEPPRETTKQMVPLNWDRRHQVNATLTLGSDDDVSVNLIGRFGTGLPYTPSFQNIQTAVENSGRKPLQYNVDLYAYKTFRLGKLALQLFLRVYNLFDRLNEVEVFTDTGRAGYSLAPVYSGGLRPRGVNTLEQYYVRPDFYSAPRQVQCGVTLEF; from the coding sequence ATGAGCCGCAGGTTTGCTGCAATACTTCTGTTGGTGAGTGCCAGTCTCGTCCTGCACTACTTTGGTGGGACGGTGGAGGCTGGAACCACGGGCAAAATCGCCGGCAGGGTCGTCGACACTGACACCAACCAGCCGCTGCCCGGGGTGAATGTGGTCATCGAGGGGACAATGATGGGCGCTGCCACCGACGCCGATGGCTACTACTTCGTCATCAACGTCCCGCCTGGCGTGTACACGGTGAAAGCGAGCATGATCGGCTACCAGGAGGTCCGCTATGAGAACGTGAGGGTCTCCATCGACATGACGACCACGCTCAACTTTCGCCTCAAGGAGACCGTTCTGGACCTCGGCGAGGCGGTGACTGTGGTCGCGGAGCGCCCCTTGGTGCGCAAGGACCTGACCTCAACGGAGGCGGTGGTCAACTCCCAGACCATTCAGCGCCTGCCGGTTGACCGTTTTCACGATGTGGTCAACCTCCAGGCCGGCGTGGTCGAGGGCCACTTCCGCGGCGGTCGCCAAGGCGAAGTGATGTATATGATCGACGGCGTCCCGGTCAACGATATCTACTCGGGCCAGCCGGCGTTCGAGGTGGAGAACAACGCCATCGCCGAGCTCCAGGTCATCAGCGGCACCTTTAATGCAGAGCACGGCCAGGCGATGTCTGGCGTGGTGAACATCGTCACTCGTGAGGGGGGTGACCGCTACGCCGGCAGCCTCTCCGCCTACTTGGGCGACTATCTCTCTTGGGGAAAACAGCAGAAGGAAATCTTCTGGAACATCGACCGGCTGAACCCCTCCTACAACCTGCAGGGCACTCTGAGCGGTCCACTCCCGTTCACTGCCGGCACTATGAACTTTTTCCTCTCGGGACGCTACTACGACAGTGAAGGCTACATCTACGGCAAAGACGTGTGCGGACCCAGCGATCAGTCCGACTTTACCGCCGACGCGGAGTCCAAGTGGACCATCATGTCGCATGGGAAGACCTACTCCTTCTCCGAGGAAGTCGCTCAGCGGCTCATCAGAGAAGCCAAGGCGGTGCCCATGAATCCCGAACGTCGGGCCACTGCGCAGGGGAAGCTGAGTGTGCGGCTGTCCACTGCTGACAAGCTAAGCATCGAGACCCTGCTGCAAGATTCTTACTTCAAGTATTACGACCATCGCTTCCGGCTGAACCCTTCTGGCGATTACAAGCGCTACCAGCGGGGCTACAACACGAGTTTGGCATGGAACAGAGTGTTGAGCCCACGCGCCTTCTTCTCCCTAAAAGGAACCTACTTCTACACCGTCTACAAGCAGTTTGTTCTGGAAGACCCTTTTGACCCAGGATATGTGTCCAGCAGAAGGTTGCAAGATACCGGTGCCAACGCCTTTCTCACTGGCGGCATGCAGATGTGGAATTTCCACCGCAGCACGGGCACGATTGTCGGCAAGTTCGACCTCACCTATCAGGCAACGCAGAGGCAGCAGTTCAAGACCGGCCTCGAGGTGAAACGCCATCGCCTGTGGATGCATGAGTTTGAGGTAGTGCCCGAGCTCCCGGAGCGCGTTCCGCCCAGGACGTCGTTCAACAACAATCAATACACGCACCGCCCTGTGGAGTTTGCCGCCTATGTACAGGACAAGATGGAGTTCGACTACATGATCGTGAATGCGGGAGTGCGGTTCGACCACTTTGAGCCCGACGGCGAAGTGCCGACCAACTTCCGCGAGCCAAGCAGCTCACCGCGGGTGCGTGCAGAGGGCGCCTCGCAACTTAGCCCTCGCCTCGGCATCGCCTATCCCATCACCGAGCGGGGGGTCATTCACGTCTCCTACGGGCATTTCTTCCAGATTCCCAACCTGGACTTCATGTACACCAATCCGGAATTCGACATCTACCCTCTGCAGAGCACTCCCTCTCCTCCGCCTCATAGCCTTCTGAACACCGTCGGCAACACCACCCTGAAGCCGCAGAAGACGGTCATCTACGAGATGGGCTTGCAGCAGCAGTTGACCGAAGACTTAGCTCTGGATGTGACGGCTTACTACAAGGACATCCGCAATCTGCTGGGGACCGAGGTATTGATGACCCTGCAAGGGATTCGCTACGGCCGCTACATCAACCGCGACTATGGAAACGTCAAAGGGGTGACGGTGGCTTTCGAGAAGCGGCATAAGGGCGGGGTAGGCGCCACGTTGGATTATACATTTCAGATTGCCAAAGGGAACGCCTCTGATCCGAACACCGCTTTTCTTGACCAGCAGACGGAGCCACCACGCGAGACGACTAAACAGATGGTGCCGCTCAATTGGGATCGTCGCCATCAGGTCAACGCGACGTTGACCCTGGGCAGTGATGACGACGTCAGCGTCAACCTGATCGGGCGTTTCGGCACAGGACTCCCCTACACCCCCTCGTTCCAGAACATTCAGACCGCGGTGGAAAATAGTGGCCGCAAGCCGCTCCAATACAACGTTGACCTCTACGCCTACAAGACCTTCCGGCTTGGAAAACTGGCGCTGCAACTGTTCCTGCGCGTCTACAACCTGTTTGACCGGTTGAACGAAGTCGAAGTCTTCACCGACACAGGACGGGCCGGCTATTCTCTCGCGCCCGTGTATTCGGGAGGTCTGCGGCCGCGGGGCGTAAACACGCTCGAGCAGTATTACGTGCGCCCGGATTTCTACAGCGCCCCGCGCCAGGTGCAATGCGGCGTGACGTTGGAGTTCTGA
- a CDS encoding T9SS type A sorting domain-containing protein: MTARLRTIALFSCLFLALPLLAQTNLLPNGDMEELRPNFWAPFGDNQAGVQCEWAWEGYDSQHSFKVSKTATTAQPAGWVSENNAKLYWNNAKADRLYSLSFWAKTVGVNTNPATDDGKIGVLFSFYAGGTLLGEQFVTVDQSVANKEWTEYTDGLLIPAGTDPDEMYMKLVMGKDATGTVYFDNIGCGSDPWSMWPFNGDAETPEGWMEWHAGTEGFANLDNTEKHSGTWSALLRETDDNGDEMVFYSEPIPVEPNTWYKISVWVKRDQGLTNPEWLPSNVTGYRHDSRMNVCFFYHRDPIYTDWNLTGGDQFFYFDERDSSSDWTYYTIISKSQPDAAGLSVRARFNPFTKGFCWYDDFTVQKVTLLPTAVEQFQPLAGHQLPKQHELLQNYPNPFNPSTTIEYTVPRDGQVTLEVYNVLGQKVATLVDGFRLAGRYTVVWDGTDTFGKQVPSGMYVYKLNGSITRKMMLVK, encoded by the coding sequence ATGACTGCGAGACTGCGCACCATTGCTTTGTTCTCCTGCCTATTCCTGGCCCTGCCACTACTCGCCCAGACCAATTTGTTGCCGAATGGGGACATGGAGGAGTTGCGGCCGAATTTCTGGGCTCCCTTTGGCGACAATCAGGCGGGGGTGCAGTGTGAGTGGGCCTGGGAGGGCTATGACAGCCAGCACTCCTTCAAGGTGAGCAAGACGGCCACCACGGCGCAGCCGGCTGGGTGGGTCAGCGAGAACAACGCCAAGTTGTACTGGAACAACGCCAAGGCCGACCGGCTGTACAGCCTCAGCTTCTGGGCGAAGACCGTAGGGGTCAACACCAATCCGGCCACTGATGATGGCAAGATTGGCGTGTTGTTCTCCTTCTACGCCGGCGGTACCTTGTTGGGCGAGCAGTTTGTCACCGTCGATCAGAGTGTGGCCAACAAGGAGTGGACCGAGTACACCGACGGGCTGCTGATTCCTGCGGGCACCGATCCGGACGAGATGTACATGAAGCTGGTGATGGGCAAGGATGCCACGGGCACGGTGTACTTTGACAACATCGGCTGTGGTTCCGACCCCTGGTCGATGTGGCCGTTCAACGGCGATGCGGAAACCCCCGAGGGGTGGATGGAGTGGCATGCGGGCACTGAGGGCTTTGCCAACCTGGACAACACCGAGAAGCACAGTGGCACCTGGTCGGCCCTGTTGCGCGAAACCGACGACAATGGCGACGAGATGGTCTTCTACTCGGAGCCGATCCCGGTGGAGCCCAACACCTGGTACAAGATCAGCGTGTGGGTCAAGCGCGACCAGGGGCTGACCAACCCCGAGTGGTTGCCCTCCAACGTGACCGGCTATCGCCACGACAGCCGCATGAATGTCTGCTTCTTCTACCATCGCGACCCCATCTACACGGATTGGAACCTCACCGGTGGCGATCAGTTCTTCTACTTTGACGAGCGCGACTCCTCCTCGGACTGGACCTACTACACCATCATCTCCAAGTCCCAGCCCGATGCCGCCGGCCTCTCCGTCCGCGCCCGCTTCAACCCCTTCACCAAAGGCTTCTGCTGGTACGATGACTTTACCGTGCAGAAGGTGACTTTGCTGCCCACGGCGGTGGAGCAGTTCCAACCGCTGGCCGGACACCAACTGCCCAAGCAGCACGAGCTGCTGCAGAACTACCCCAACCCCTTCAACCCATCCACGACCATCGAGTACACGGTGCCAAGGGATGGGCAGGTGACGTTGGAGGTCTATAACGTCCTGGGCCAGAAGGTCGCAACTTTGGTGGATGGGTTCCGCTTGGCCGGCCGCTACACGGTCGTGTGGGATGGGACCGACACCTTCGGTAAGCAGGTGCCAAGCGGCATGTACGTCTACAAGCTCAACGGCTCCATCACCCGCAAGATGATGCTGGTGAAGTAG
- a CDS encoding PorV/PorQ family protein, which translates to MMKTVRIICLWSLSVALSWAQGGRSVSNVGTTAAPFLEIGVGARAVGMGGAFVGTASDASALHWNPAGIARLSQVELLFVHTDWLCGLDFDFVGAVLPLGRWGSIGASLTALSMSDMPVRTVEMPQGTGEQFSAGDLALALSYGISLTDRFSIGFTGKYIYQSIWKESAWGVALDIGTLFTTGFHGMRIGAALRNFGTDMRMQGDDLLIFHDPDPKKLGNNDRIFAELKTDPWPLPLTFQVGVAMEALNNSMHRFTLATDAVHPTDNTESIHLGCEYAFREMFFLRAGYNNLFLRDGEEGLTMGAGLSVRMIGNRTIRVDYAYADFGRLDNVHRVSIGGAW; encoded by the coding sequence ATGATGAAAACAGTGCGCATTATCTGTCTGTGGAGCCTCTCCGTGGCGCTGAGCTGGGCCCAAGGAGGGCGCAGCGTGTCGAATGTGGGGACGACGGCTGCCCCGTTCCTGGAGATCGGCGTCGGCGCGCGCGCGGTGGGCATGGGAGGCGCTTTTGTGGGCACCGCCTCCGATGCCAGTGCCCTCCACTGGAATCCGGCGGGAATTGCCCGCCTGTCGCAAGTGGAATTGCTCTTTGTGCACACCGACTGGCTCTGCGGACTGGACTTTGACTTTGTCGGCGCCGTGCTGCCCTTGGGCCGCTGGGGAAGCATCGGCGCTAGCCTCACCGCCCTGAGCATGAGCGACATGCCAGTGCGCACCGTGGAGATGCCGCAAGGCACCGGCGAACAGTTCTCCGCCGGTGACTTGGCACTTGCCCTCAGCTACGGCATCTCGCTCACCGACCGCTTCTCCATTGGCTTCACCGGCAAGTACATCTATCAGAGCATCTGGAAGGAAAGCGCCTGGGGCGTCGCCTTGGATATCGGCACGCTCTTCACCACCGGCTTCCACGGGATGCGCATAGGAGCAGCCCTGCGCAACTTTGGCACGGACATGCGCATGCAGGGAGACGACCTGCTCATCTTCCACGACCCCGACCCCAAGAAGTTGGGCAACAACGACCGCATCTTCGCCGAGCTGAAGACTGATCCCTGGCCCTTGCCGCTCACTTTCCAGGTAGGAGTGGCAATGGAGGCGTTGAACAACTCGATGCATCGTTTCACCCTGGCCACGGACGCAGTGCACCCCACCGACAACACCGAAAGCATCCATTTGGGCTGCGAATACGCTTTCCGCGAAATGTTTTTCCTGCGCGCCGGCTATAACAATCTGTTTCTCCGGGATGGCGAGGAGGGCCTTACCATGGGCGCCGGCCTGAGCGTGCGGATGATTGGCAACCGCACCATCCGCGTCGACTATGCCTACGCCGATTTTGGCCGCCTGGACAATGTGCATCGTGTCTCCATCGGCGGTGCGTGGTAG
- a CDS encoding T9SS type A sorting domain-containing protein: MTVMRTRREAVAGILAGVVAGCLLMGVVPVASQQIDIPRIELIPNQPTPYQMRNWKQVALGYDSLVFDLTRTGQYLPLTWTYSSTVNYPEHGSFGLHSYVGTRSPRSGEAINVLPAVIGATLVGVDKRNQWGYDWVVMCEEFFNRRPEENVYLNSPVASSGQDWWYDTMPNVFFYQLYSLYPHTGDFDYQFTTVADRWLAAVKAMGGSTTPWRRPFMGYRAFNLSTMTPLASGVPEPEAAGAIAWLLYNAYLETREEKYRIGAEWCMEFLESRSTNPSYELQLPYGVYAAARMNAELGTTYNVQKLLNWCFDPSQNVREWGATIGNWGGYDCAGLIGEAKYTGYAFVMNGFQMACALVPMVRYDDRFARAIGKWMLNCANASRLFYTNYLPDERQDSEEWAHQYDPHSYIAHEALRQYARHTAVSPYATGDALDGGWAATNLALYGSSHVGIFGGIIDTTNVPMILKLDVLKTDFFHGPAYPTYLYFNPYEAEQSVTLEVGPTPCDLYDAVSNTFIARNVSGPSPVTIPPNSALLLVLAPAGGAVTYELEKMLIEGVVVDYRSGQPAANYPPRIKSLAAAKSLAVFGEAVDVYCTAVDRDGGSLTYHWTATGGALQGSGSKVSWVAPSTAGEYAISCRVTDAASAEDSSSVRLEVVAFINHVPQIRSLEAEPRKVVIGGSANLHCSAWDADGDSLSYAWSASGGALEAHDSTATWTAPPMPGLFVVRCTVADPRGGQATDSIGVVVQDPAHPGTGIPVAYYPFNGDARDESGFAHHGTVHGAQLTADRFGNANCAYAFDGDDDNIRVRNTQTLNFRDQISISLWMNVASIGERERYPISHGSWDNRWKISLIPEKKLRWTVKTDRGVKDLDSRTEIVPGRFYNAITIFDGTAMAVYLDGVLDSRTEWSGRLMPTSIDLTIGQMLPHDAGYNFAGVLDDIRIFSYALGDEEIANIVAEGSAVPGSYSTSLPANFVLFQAYPNPFSALTTIQYGVPQSTASMRIRIVDVLGREVANLASGAVEPGYGKVAWEGNDAQGRPVPSGVYFVVLAVEGKRLTRKLLLLR, translated from the coding sequence ATGACGGTCATGCGCACAAGGAGAGAGGCGGTGGCGGGCATCTTGGCCGGGGTTGTTGCGGGCTGCTTGCTCATGGGCGTTGTCCCCGTCGCAAGCCAGCAGATCGACATCCCGCGCATTGAGCTCATCCCCAATCAACCAACGCCCTACCAGATGCGCAACTGGAAGCAGGTGGCACTGGGATATGACTCGCTGGTCTTCGACCTTACGCGCACAGGCCAGTACCTGCCACTCACCTGGACCTACTCGTCCACCGTGAACTATCCGGAACACGGCAGTTTCGGCCTGCACAGCTACGTGGGCACGCGTTCGCCTCGCTCAGGAGAGGCCATTAACGTCTTGCCTGCGGTCATTGGTGCCACGTTGGTGGGCGTGGACAAGCGCAATCAATGGGGCTACGATTGGGTCGTGATGTGCGAAGAGTTCTTCAATCGCCGTCCAGAGGAGAATGTCTACCTCAACAGTCCGGTGGCCAGCAGCGGTCAGGACTGGTGGTACGACACCATGCCCAACGTGTTCTTCTACCAGCTTTACTCCCTTTACCCTCACACCGGCGACTTTGATTACCAGTTCACAACGGTTGCCGATCGTTGGCTGGCGGCAGTCAAGGCAATGGGCGGCAGCACCACCCCATGGCGAAGGCCCTTCATGGGCTACCGTGCCTTCAACCTCTCAACCATGACGCCACTGGCCAGCGGCGTACCAGAGCCTGAGGCAGCAGGCGCCATTGCCTGGCTCCTCTACAACGCATACCTCGAAACGAGGGAGGAGAAATACCGGATCGGCGCTGAGTGGTGCATGGAGTTCTTGGAGTCAAGGAGCACCAACCCATCCTACGAGCTACAGTTGCCTTATGGCGTTTACGCTGCTGCGCGCATGAACGCCGAGCTGGGCACGACCTACAATGTCCAGAAGCTACTGAATTGGTGTTTCGACCCTAGCCAGAACGTGCGCGAGTGGGGAGCTACCATCGGCAACTGGGGCGGCTATGATTGCGCCGGTCTCATTGGGGAGGCGAAGTACACAGGCTATGCCTTCGTCATGAACGGGTTTCAGATGGCGTGCGCCCTGGTGCCGATGGTGCGTTACGACGACCGCTTTGCGCGCGCCATCGGCAAGTGGATGCTCAATTGTGCCAACGCCTCCCGGCTTTTCTACACCAACTATCTCCCTGACGAGCGGCAGGACAGCGAGGAGTGGGCCCACCAGTACGACCCGCACTCGTACATCGCCCATGAGGCGCTGCGCCAATACGCCCGCCATACAGCGGTCAGTCCCTATGCCACAGGCGACGCCTTGGACGGCGGCTGGGCTGCAACCAATTTGGCGCTGTACGGCTCCTCGCACGTGGGCATCTTCGGCGGCATCATCGATACGACCAATGTGCCCATGATCCTCAAGCTTGATGTGCTAAAGACGGACTTTTTCCACGGGCCCGCTTATCCCACCTACCTGTATTTCAACCCTTATGAGGCGGAACAGAGCGTCACCTTGGAGGTGGGACCGACCCCCTGCGACCTGTATGATGCGGTTTCCAACACCTTCATAGCCAGAAATGTGAGCGGCCCTTCTCCCGTGACCATCCCGCCCAATAGCGCCCTTCTCCTCGTCTTGGCACCGGCCGGTGGCGCGGTGACCTACGAACTGGAAAAGATGCTCATCGAGGGCGTGGTGGTGGACTACCGTTCCGGGCAGCCGGCGGCCAACTATCCGCCGCGCATCAAGAGCCTGGCCGCTGCTAAGTCCCTGGCCGTATTCGGCGAAGCAGTGGACGTCTATTGCACGGCAGTCGATCGCGATGGCGGCTCGTTGACTTACCACTGGACAGCGACCGGCGGCGCGCTGCAGGGAAGCGGCAGCAAGGTCTCGTGGGTGGCTCCCTCCACGGCCGGTGAATACGCGATCTCCTGCCGGGTGACGGACGCAGCGAGCGCCGAGGACTCCAGTTCGGTGCGCCTCGAGGTGGTGGCCTTCATCAACCACGTGCCGCAGATCCGCTCGCTGGAAGCAGAACCGCGCAAGGTCGTCATAGGGGGCTCGGCTAACTTGCACTGCTCCGCATGGGACGCCGACGGGGACAGCCTAAGCTACGCGTGGTCAGCCTCTGGTGGTGCGCTTGAGGCACACGATTCCACCGCCACCTGGACAGCGCCCCCCATGCCAGGTCTTTTTGTGGTGCGATGCACGGTTGCGGACCCCCGTGGCGGCCAGGCAACTGACAGCATCGGCGTGGTGGTGCAGGACCCTGCCCACCCTGGTACGGGTATCCCCGTCGCCTACTACCCCTTCAACGGCGATGCCCGCGATGAGAGCGGCTTCGCGCACCACGGCACGGTGCACGGCGCGCAGCTCACCGCCGATCGCTTCGGCAATGCGAACTGCGCATATGCTTTTGACGGTGACGACGACAACATCCGGGTGCGCAACACCCAGACGCTGAATTTTCGCGACCAAATCAGCATCAGCCTGTGGATGAACGTGGCCAGCATTGGCGAGCGCGAGCGCTACCCCATTTCGCACGGCAGCTGGGACAATCGCTGGAAGATTTCACTCATTCCGGAAAAGAAGCTGCGCTGGACAGTGAAGACCGACCGCGGAGTAAAGGACCTCGACAGCCGAACGGAGATTGTGCCAGGTCGCTTCTACAACGCGATCACCATCTTCGACGGCACCGCCATGGCTGTCTATTTGGACGGTGTGCTGGACAGCCGCACGGAGTGGTCTGGTCGGCTCATGCCCACCTCCATCGACCTCACCATTGGCCAAATGTTGCCCCATGATGCTGGCTACAACTTTGCCGGGGTCCTGGACGACATCCGCATCTTCAGCTACGCCCTGGGCGACGAGGAGATCGCCAACATAGTGGCAGAAGGGAGCGCAGTACCGGGCTCCTATTCCACCTCGCTGCCGGCCAACTTTGTGCTGTTCCAAGCTTACCCAAACCCATTTAGTGCTCTGACGACCATCCAGTACGGTGTGCCCCAGTCCACCGCGAGCATGCGCATACGCATCGTCGACGTGCTCGGGCGGGAGGTAGCAAACTTAGCAAGCGGGGCCGTTGAGCCCGGCTACGGGAAGGTCGCCTGGGAAGGGAATGACGCCCAGGGTCGGCCCGTGCCCAGCGGGGTCTACTTCGTGGTGTTGGCGGTAGAGGGAAAACGCCTGACGCGCAAGCTGCTGCTCCTACGATAA
- a CDS encoding transposase produces the protein MDRYAEYGTELMDTFRRRLLELSGILTDEEAAYAYLLQRLQKMGMLRCGKCDFDSFYVLSRSRLKCRRCRWEFRPLVATAFSVLNVPLSTWLSIVNYWVAEVPARQAAARCNLNYKTGLRAYTLIRHAVLGPQLHGTADDVQAKDYPAIGVLDKVEYGEARLLDAAQGEAVLKSDLARVRKGKILYTEPWQEYDTVVAFVDRGRRRQRRAKWADAVYVDYLQGFWQYAKGYLLGNRAINRGNIFIVIKELEWRYNNRDADQFELIVEGLLAASMGRGKTRPMRPEVTTTN, from the coding sequence GTGGATCGGTACGCCGAGTATGGGACTGAGCTAATGGACACATTCCGCCGTAGACTGCTGGAACTGAGCGGCATACTGACCGACGAGGAGGCGGCGTATGCCTACTTGCTGCAGCGCCTGCAGAAAATGGGGATGTTGAGGTGCGGAAAATGCGACTTTGACAGCTTCTATGTCCTGAGCAGATCTCGCTTGAAGTGTCGTCGTTGCCGTTGGGAGTTCCGCCCCCTGGTGGCCACGGCGTTTTCGGTTCTCAATGTGCCGTTGTCGACCTGGCTGTCCATCGTGAACTATTGGGTGGCAGAAGTGCCAGCGCGACAGGCGGCAGCGCGATGCAACCTCAACTACAAGACGGGGCTCAGGGCCTACACGCTGATCAGGCATGCGGTTCTTGGGCCGCAACTGCACGGAACGGCGGACGATGTGCAGGCTAAGGACTATCCGGCCATTGGCGTGCTCGACAAGGTGGAGTATGGAGAAGCCAGGCTCTTAGATGCAGCCCAAGGGGAAGCAGTCCTCAAGTCGGACCTGGCGCGCGTTCGGAAAGGCAAGATCCTCTACACCGAACCGTGGCAAGAGTACGATACAGTCGTGGCCTTTGTTGACCGGGGAAGACGTCGGCAGAGGAGGGCGAAGTGGGCCGACGCAGTCTATGTGGACTACCTCCAGGGGTTTTGGCAGTATGCCAAGGGGTACCTCCTGGGGAATCGTGCAATCAATCGAGGCAACATATTCATTGTCATAAAAGAGCTCGAGTGGCGCTACAACAATCGGGATGCTGACCAGTTCGAGCTCATCGTTGAAGGTTTGTTGGCCGCTTCAATGGGACGGGGCAAGACACGCCCCATGCGACCAGAGGTTACCACAACCAACTAA
- a CDS encoding LacI family transcriptional regulator, producing the protein MSPTIKDVARRAGVAVSTVSLVVNRKGKVSAETRERVLRAVAELNYHPHRSARGLVTQRSGNLGFILTDDHFSRAEPFYTKVFLGTEFEARGHDYYILLTTVEQRFRREGVPRFLLERDVDGVIFAGKVPSRLVEYVKQQGLPIVLVDYYPPRGDYSCVLIDNVGGAQLAVSHLVHKGHRRIAFVGGDLEHPSIHERFLGYREALTQAGIEVLDALVVTDQPYTGTTDGYEAAKELLDRGQPFTALFAANDAMAVGALRLMQEGGIKVPNDVAIVGFDDVEAAITTQPTLTTVRVPKEELGAIAVRRLVEQINHNDRAISRTIVPTTLVLRESA; encoded by the coding sequence ATGAGCCCGACCATCAAGGACGTTGCCCGGCGTGCAGGAGTGGCTGTGTCCACCGTGTCGCTCGTGGTCAACCGCAAAGGGAAAGTAAGCGCAGAGACACGTGAACGCGTGTTGCGCGCCGTGGCTGAGCTCAACTATCACCCCCACCGTTCCGCGCGTGGGCTTGTCACCCAGCGCAGTGGCAACCTCGGATTCATCCTCACCGACGACCACTTCTCCCGAGCTGAACCTTTCTACACGAAAGTCTTTTTGGGTACCGAATTCGAAGCCCGCGGTCACGACTACTACATCCTGTTGACCACCGTCGAACAGCGCTTCCGTCGCGAAGGGGTTCCGCGCTTCTTGCTGGAGCGCGATGTGGACGGTGTCATTTTCGCTGGCAAGGTGCCCTCCCGGCTGGTCGAGTACGTCAAGCAACAGGGCCTCCCTATCGTCTTAGTCGACTACTACCCACCGCGTGGCGATTACTCCTGTGTGCTCATCGACAATGTGGGCGGCGCGCAGCTCGCGGTAAGCCATCTCGTCCACAAGGGGCACCGGCGCATCGCTTTTGTCGGCGGCGACTTGGAACACCCAAGCATTCATGAGCGCTTTCTTGGATATCGGGAAGCCCTGACACAGGCAGGCATCGAGGTGCTCGATGCACTGGTGGTCACCGACCAACCGTACACCGGGACCACTGATGGCTACGAAGCTGCCAAGGAGCTGCTCGACCGAGGACAGCCATTCACGGCACTCTTTGCGGCAAACGACGCGATGGCCGTGGGCGCGCTGCGACTGATGCAGGAAGGCGGAATCAAGGTCCCAAACGACGTAGCCATTGTGGGTTTTGACGATGTGGAGGCGGCGATTACTACCCAGCCGACTTTGACCACCGTGCGGGTCCCCAAGGAAGAGCTCGGCGCCATTGCCGTGCGGCGCCTGGTTGAACAGATCAACCACAACGACCGGGCCATTAGCCGAACGATTGTGCCAACCACCTTAGTGCTGAGAGAATCCGCGTAA